The nucleotide window ATATTGAGGCAATACGTATATTTGGATTTTAACAGAAATTTTATAAAAAAATATGTCAAATTGGTTCGAAACAAATCCAACAAAAAGTATAATTGGCTATACAATATTAATAATCGGTGTGACTTGGGCATTTTATAAATTCACATTTGAAGAAAGTAAAATTGACAATTACAAAAGTCAAATTGAAACAAAACAAGCAACAATTAGCCAATATCAAGCACGAATTGAATATCTTGAAGAAGAAAATCTAAAATTTAAATCTGAATTAAAAGATTTTGAAGAATGGAATTCTAAATCAGACAATCCCACATTATTTTATAAATCACAATATGAAAAAACAATTCTTTCAAGAAATGATTCTACAAAAATAAATATCTCTGAAAAAGACAATTTAGAAAATATCATTATAAATAAATCTGAAAGTTATATTAATAAAGACTTAGACTTAATTATTGGGCTAAAAGATGTTTCTGTAAATTATGGCTGCTTTCTGAATGTAAGCTATGGAAACAATTTAAATCAAAACTTTGAGAATAAAAAAGTTGGTGAAACTATTATTTTGGAATCTAATAAAGGGAAAATTAAAGCTACAATTAATAAAGTTAATTTCGTTTACTCAAATATTGAAATATCAATTCATAAATAAAATTCCTGCTATTTGAGAATCTCGCTAGTATCTTTATAAACAGACCAAAGCCAGCGTAAAATTGGAAATTATGGATTTATTTAAATAAATTAGATGAAAATAAAGAATTTAGAATTAAAGATATGTATCATTTTGATGAATTAAGTGATGAACAAAAACTGAAATATCGTGAATTCGTAAAATTAACAAGTTCAAGCGAAATCGATATACATTCGTGGATTAGAATAACTGATGAAAGTCCGTTCGTTTGGAGTACCGATTCTTATTTTCCTGATAATTTCCTAAGTGATTTTGAGATTCGAAACAATGCCCCACGCTGGTGCGAGCGTCACGCTCGTATCTCCAATTAATAATAAAACAAAAACCCCTCTTGAAAATCATCAAAAGGGGTTTAATATTTTACGTTTAAAAACTCTTATTTCTTAGCAGCAGGTTTCTTTGCCGGTGCTTTCTTCGCTGTGGTTGCTTTTTTGGTGGCTGGCTTTTTGGCTGCAGGTTTCTTTTTCTCGGCGAAGGCTTTTGGGTCTTGCGCCGTGATCCATTTTTTCACCTCATCCAAGGAAACGTCTTTTAGTTCGTCTGCTTCGTACTTGGTGTCGTCTTTCTTTTTCGGGATCTTGTGGATGTTCTTGCCGTGTTTCACGATCGGTCCCCATCTAGCATTCTCGATGGAGATCTTTTCTGCTTCCCAATGTTGGATGTATCGGTTGGCCTCTTTCTCCAGTTTCGCATCGATGAGTTCATTGATGTCGCTTTGGGACAGATTATCGAAGTTATAGCGTTTCGGAACGTTGATGAAGATACTTTGATATTTGATAAATGGTCCGAATCTTCCGGTTCCTTTCGTCACTGGTTCACCTTTGTAGCTTGCGATTGGCGCGTCTGCCACTTTCTTTTCGCTGATGATTTCCTCCGCACGGTTTTGATCCACGGAAAGCGGGTCCTCACCTTTCGGAATGCTGATGTAGGTCTCGCCCCATTTCACATACGGTCCGAATCTTCCAACACCAACAGCAACAGGTTGTCCGTCCACTTCTTTCAAGTCGAAAGGCAGTCTGAATACTTCCAAAGCGTCTTCCAAAGTGATCGTTGCGATATTCTGATGCGCCATCAATGAGGCAAAAATCGGTTTCTCCTCGTCATCCTGTTCACCGATCTGGATCATCGGTCCGAATCTTCCGATTCTTGCGTGAACATTTTTACCGGATTTCGGGTCAACACCTAAAATCCTTTCGCCATTTGCGCGGTCTGCATTTTCCTCTACATCTTCGATCCTTGGATGGAATTTGGAATAGAAATCCGTCATCATCTCCTTCCACTTCTGGTCGCCGCTTGCAATGTGGTCAAAGCTCTCCTCCACTTTCGCTGTGAAACCGTAATCCAGGATTTCCGCAAAATTATTGGTCAGGAAATCATTCACAACTTCACCAATATCTGTTGGGATGAATTTATTCTTATCACCACCAAATTTCTCCTGAAGCACCTCTTTTTTGACACCAGATTTCCCCAATGTCATTTTCACGATCTCTCTCGTTTGTGGCTCAAGTTCTCTCTTATCTACATACTCACGATTCTGAATGGTCTGAATGGTTGGCGCATAAGTCGATGGACGACCGATGCCTAACTCTTCCAGTTTTTTCACCAAACCAGCTTCCGTAAATCTTGCGGATGGTCTCGTGAATTTTTCTGTCGCGGTAATTTTTTTATAGTCTAAAGCTTCGCCAACGGAAACTTTTGGTAACAATTTTTCGTTGCTTTCGTCGTCTTCGTCCTCCGTTTTCACAATGCCATAAGCCTTAAGGAAACCATCGAAAATGATGACCTCACCTTGCGCTTCGAAATGTTGTGGCAACTTGGCGTTTCCAATTTCGATCACAGTTTTCTCGATTTTAGCATTCTCCATTTGAGAAGCCAAAGTTCGTCTGTAGATCAATTGGTATAATTTGTTCAACTGTGCATCACCAATGGATTTCAAAGCGAAATCTGTCGGGCGGATCGCCTCGTGGGCTTCCTGTGCAGAAGATGATTTTGTGGTGTAATTTCTTGGTTTGGAATAATTCTCACCGTATTCTGAGATGATCTGAGCTTTCGCACCATTGATGGCTTCCTGAGAAAGATTCACGGAATCCGTTCTCATATATGTGATAAATCCTTCCTCGTAAAGTCTCTGCGCCAAACGCATTGTGGACGTCACGTTGTAACCCAATCTAGAAGAAGCTTCCTGTTGCAAAGTGGAAGTCGTGAACGGTGCAGAAGCTGTTCTGGTTCCAGGTTTGGTCTCTACATTCAGAACTTTGAAGTCTGCGGTTTTGGCCAAATTCAGGAAGTTCTCTGCATCGGATTCTTTCTCGAAATCTTTTTTCAATTTCGCCAAGATCTCCTGCTGCGCATTATTAAGGAAAATCCCTTCCAGTTTGAAACTTGGTTTTGGGGTAAACTCACGGATCTCTTTTTCTCTTTCAACTACCAATCTTACAGCAACGGATTGCACACGTCCTGCAGAAAGTCCGGTTTTTACTTTTTTCCAGAGAACTGGTGACATTTCGAAACCTACGATTCTATCCAGAACGCGTCTTGCTTGTTGTGCATTGACCAAATTCTGGTCAATATCCCTTGGATTATCGATTGCCTTCAAGATCGCATTTTTGGTGATCTCGTGGAAAACGATTCTTTTTCTATTTTCAGGTTTAAGTTTTAGTTCGTCTGCCAAATGCCAGGCAATCGCTTCACCTTCGCGGTCCTCATCGGAAGCAAGCCAAACCATATCGGCTTTTTTCACAGAGGCTTTCAGTTCTGCGACCAATTTCTTCTTATCAGCAGACACTTCATAGTCGGGCGTGAAATTCGACAAGTCGATTCCCATTCCTTTTTTAGGCAGATCGCGGATGTGTCCGAAGCTGGATTTGACCTCGAAATCTGAACCTAAATATTTCTGAATTGTTTTTGCTTTTGCCGGAGATTCGACAATCACTAAGTTTTTTGGCATCCTGAAAAATTTTTGCAAAAGTAGGCGTTTTTTTGTAATTAATCATTTTAACAATTATTTCTCCTGTCTATACCTTATATATATTATTGATTTTCCACAAAAATTAGTCTGGTTTTGACTTTCAAACTCTTAACTTTTTTACTAATTTCGCAGACTAAAATTTATAAATATTTCGATTTTAGTCCTTGAAAATGAATAAGTTCGAAAGCACAAAAACTTTAACCATTTCCAAGCCGTAGAAATACATCTGAACCAAATTCAAAAATGCATCGCTTTTTCATTCATTTATATTATCTGATTGCCAGAAACAGAATCCTTTCCGTTGCCGTTGCGATGGGAATTGCTTTTCTGTGTTTGTTTTTCGCATCGAAAATCAATTTTGAAGAAGATATCAATCAGATTATCCCGAAAAGTGAAAAATCTGATTTGACGGCGAAAGTTCTTAAACAACTTAATTTCTCTGACAAAATCATCGTCATTATCGAAAAGAAATCGAAAGACGACAATTT belongs to Chryseobacterium sp. KACC 21268 and includes:
- the topA gene encoding type I DNA topoisomerase, producing MPKNLVIVESPAKAKTIQKYLGSDFEVKSSFGHIRDLPKKGMGIDLSNFTPDYEVSADKKKLVAELKASVKKADMVWLASDEDREGEAIAWHLADELKLKPENRKRIVFHEITKNAILKAIDNPRDIDQNLVNAQQARRVLDRIVGFEMSPVLWKKVKTGLSAGRVQSVAVRLVVEREKEIREFTPKPSFKLEGIFLNNAQQEILAKLKKDFEKESDAENFLNLAKTADFKVLNVETKPGTRTASAPFTTSTLQQEASSRLGYNVTSTMRLAQRLYEEGFITYMRTDSVNLSQEAINGAKAQIISEYGENYSKPRNYTTKSSSAQEAHEAIRPTDFALKSIGDAQLNKLYQLIYRRTLASQMENAKIEKTVIEIGNAKLPQHFEAQGEVIIFDGFLKAYGIVKTEDEDDESNEKLLPKVSVGEALDYKKITATEKFTRPSARFTEAGLVKKLEELGIGRPSTYAPTIQTIQNREYVDKRELEPQTREIVKMTLGKSGVKKEVLQEKFGGDKNKFIPTDIGEVVNDFLTNNFAEILDYGFTAKVEESFDHIASGDQKWKEMMTDFYSKFHPRIEDVEENADRANGERILGVDPKSGKNVHARIGRFGPMIQIGEQDDEEKPIFASLMAHQNIATITLEDALEVFRLPFDLKEVDGQPVAVGVGRFGPYVKWGETYISIPKGEDPLSVDQNRAEEIISEKKVADAPIASYKGEPVTKGTGRFGPFIKYQSIFINVPKRYNFDNLSQSDINELIDAKLEKEANRYIQHWEAEKISIENARWGPIVKHGKNIHKIPKKKDDTKYEADELKDVSLDEVKKWITAQDPKAFAEKKKPAAKKPATKKATTAKKAPAKKPAAKK